The following coding sequences are from one Oncorhynchus kisutch isolate 150728-3 linkage group LG23, Okis_V2, whole genome shotgun sequence window:
- the zmat5 gene encoding zinc finger matrin-type protein 5 — protein MGKRYYCDYCDRSFQDNMHNRKKHLYGVQHHRSKKAWFDNFRDAAAILYDEQTKKPCRKFLQTGQCVFGNNCRFSHMSERDMENLRMQIEDERRSREDPEHRASPERSIEEWLTRREKKRAALSSGSVLKEEDEEDENNQPENDIPPHFLTIPDLPPSLLPPPPGGWKVKVRTEWG, from the exons ATGGGGAAGCGGTATTACTGTGACTACTGTGACCGGTCCTTTCAGGACAACATGCACAACAGGAAAAAACACCTGTATGGCGTTCAACACCACAGATCTAAAAAGGCCTGGTTTGACAATTTCAGGG ATGCAGCAGCCATCCTGTATGATGAACAAACTAAGAAACCCTGCAGGAAATTTCTTCAGACGG GCCAGTGTGTGTTTGGCAACAACTGTAGGTTCTCTCACATGTCAGAGAGGGACATGGAGAACCTAAGAATGCAGATTGAAG ATGAAAGACGGAGCAGAGAGGACCCGGAGCACAGAGCGTCCCCTGAGCGGAGCATAGAGGAGTGGCTaaccaggagagagaagaagagagccgCCCTAAGCAGTGGAAG TGTTCTgaaagaggaagatgaggaggatgaaAATAATCAACCAGAGAATGACATACCGCCACATTTCCTCACCATTCCtgaccttcctccctcccttctgccCCCTCCCCCTGGAGGATGGAAAGTCAAAGTCAGAACTGAATGGGGTTGA